From the Winogradskyella forsetii genome, the window CGCCTTTTAAAAACAGGGTATAAAGTCCATCTTGATCGTTCAGCATATCTACCATTCCTCTTTCAATGGGCTGAACAACCGCTATTCCTGCATTAAAATCGACAGATTTATTGAGTTGCTGAAAGGCGTATTCTACAAATGCTCTCAAAAAATTACCCTCACCAAATTGTACAACCTTTATTGGTGATTTTTTATTGTAAGCTAAATTTTCTCTATTTAAAACTTGTTTCTTATTTTTTAACTGTGTCATATTATGTTATAATTATAGACCAAAAAGTCTTGGTAAAAACATTGAAATTTCAGGAATAAAAGATATAATCATTAGTACCGCTACCATAATGGCTAAAAAGGGTAACAGCGACCTTATCACTTTTGTGACCGAGACATTGGCGACTCCACTACCTACAAACAATAAGGTGCCTACAGGAGGTGTACAGATCCCAATGCACAGGTTTAATACTATTATGATCCCAAAATGAACTGGATCCATTCCCAAAGTCGTAACTACTGGCAAGAAAATTGGTGTAAATATCAATACAGCTGGAGTCATATCCATAAACGTTCCGACAATTAATAAAATAATATTAATAGCTAGAAAGATGGCAAATTTGTTGCTTAGCGAATCTAATAGAAATGTACTTATCATTTCTGGAATCCCTTCAAAAGAGAACAGCCAAGACATCGCCATAGATGTACAGATTAAAAACATGACGACAGCTGTAGTCTTTGCACTCGATAATAAAATTTGTGGCATATCCTTCATTTTCATGTCACCATAAATCAATGACAATATCGCTGCATACAATACCGCAATTACCGAGGCCTCTGTTGCGGTAAAAATTCCAGCTACGATCCCTCCTACAACAATGATTAGTAATGATAAACTAAAAAACGCCTTTCTAAAATAGGTCCAAATCTCTAATAGAGTTGCACGCTTACCTCTTGCATAACCTCTGTTAATCGCAATGAACGCCACATATCCCATTATCGCAAAACCCAAGAGTATGCCAGGTAAATAACCAGCAATGAATAAAGCCGCTACAGATGCGGTTCCTCCGCTAGCTAAGGCATAAACTATTAAAATATTACTCGGAGGAATTAACAATCCTGTTGTTGACGATGTTATATTTACAGAGGCACTTAAAGCTCTAGGATAACCTTCTTCTTCCATTCTATCAGTCATGATTGAACCAATAGCAGAAGCAGCAGCAACAGCAGAACCAGAAATTGCTCCAAATAGCATAGATGCCAATACATTGACATAAGCCAATCCACCAGGAAGGCTGGAAACTAATGATTTTGCAAAATTTATGAGTCGATTGGCGATGCCTCCTTGTTTCATTATCTCACCAGCTAGGACAAAAAATGGTATAGCCAACAGGGCAAAACTATCGATACCTGTGGTCATTCGTTGCGCAATGGTAGTTAAGCCAGGCATTTTATCAATATTCAACAGTAAACTAATCGTTGTGGAAATCCCAATGCTATAGGCCACCGGCACTTTTAATAACAGAAGTATAAAGAAACTCACAAACAACACTAAAATACTAATAACCTCTATACTCATAATTAGCTCATATTTTTATTAGAATAAATACCCGATATGTGATATATTGAAAAGCACATAATTAAAAAACCACTTATAGGCATAACGGCATAAACATAACCCAGAGGTATTCTCAAGGTACCTGATAACTGTTCTAAATGCAAGGTAGTGTAAACCAAATTTAACCCGCCTATTACCATGACGATAAGGGCAAATAGAAAAATGAATACCTCAATAAGTATGGACGTTTTTCTTTTATTTGCTGTAGACATTTTTTCGTATAAGAAGTCCATGGATAAATGCTCTTTCTTAGCGTTGAGATAAGCAGCACCTAAAACAGTCATCCAGATCAAAGAAAACCTTGCGAATTCTTCTGTCCAAGTAAAAGATCTTCCCAAAAGATATCTTGAAAACACTTGAAACAGCACATCTAAGACTAACAAGGCAAAAATGATAATTAAAAACCATTCTAGTATTTTATTGACCTTATTGAAAATAAATTCAGATTTACTCATTTGATTCATTCTTAATTTGGTTGACAATATCGGCCATTTCTGGATACTCTTTAATAAAATTTTCAATTACAGGTTTTGCTTTTTCTGCAAACAAGGATTTGTCGGGATGAATAATTTCAACACCCCAATCCTTGGCAATTTTCATGGATTCCTCAACAGACTCCTGCCAAAACTTTTTTTGTGCTTGGGAAGATTCGTCTGCCGCTTCCTGTACCCAAACTCTCTGTTCCTCGGATAATTTATTCCAATATTTTGTCCCTATTAACAGAACATCTGGAACTGAAGAATGTTCATCTAAGGTATAATACTTACTGATTTCATAATGGTTTGAGGACACAAAGGATGGTGGATTATTTTCAGCACCATCAACAACACCTTGTTGAATTGCCGTATATAATTCACCATAGGCCAAAGGCGTAGCATCTCCACCCATTGAATTTACCAAATTAATTGCCATTTGATTATTTTGGACTCTAATTTTAAGTCCTTTTAAATCTTCAGGTGTTCTGATGGCTGTTTTGCTGGTATAAAAACTTCTACTTCCAGCATCATAGTAACATAAACCTCTAAGCCAGAATTTAGAACCTTTTTCGAGAATAGATTTTCCAATTGGACCTTCTAAAACCTTATATTGATGCTCTTTGTCTTTAAAAAGATAAGGAACACCCATAACATTATATTCTGGCACAAAATTAGACAACATGGAAGAACTCACTTTGGTTGCAGCAACACTTCCAATTTGTAATAATTCTAACAGTTCTCTCTCCGATCCTAATTGGCCATCAGGAAAAATCTTAACTACTAAAGAACCTTTAGATTTTTTTTCTAACGCCTTTTGAAACTCTAACATACCTTTATGTACTGGATGTGTTTGAGGCAGAGAATGTCCTAAATAGAGTACCTCAACCCCTTCCTCTGCTTTCTTGCATGAGACCATACTTGTAAAAAGAATTACTAAGAGAATGATGTTAAATCTCATTATCATATTTTTTAATTAACTCGTTAGAAATCAAAATAGCACTTAGCATTATTATAGCTTATATCTGCTACCATTTTACCAATCCATTCCATTTCTTCTTTTGGCAACTCACCGCGTTTTATTTCATCGCCTAAAAGATTACAAAGTAGTCTTCTAAAATACTCGTGTCTCGGAAAAGACAAAAAACTACGGGAATCTGTAAGCATACCAATAAAACAGCTAATTAAACCCATATTTGATAATGCGTTTAGTTGTTTGGTCATTCCATCTTTTTGATCTAAAAACCACCAACCTGAACCAAACTGAACTTTTCCTTTTACGCTACCGTCGTTAAAATTCCCGATCATTGTAGCCATAACTTCGTTATCAGCAGGATTTAGATTGTAGATTATGGTTTTAGTCAATTGGTCCTTACTATCTAGAGCATTCAAAAATGCAGATAATTTTTCGGCTTGCGAATAATCTCCAATGGAATCCCACCCTGTATCTGGCCCTAAAATTTCATGCATTCGATGATTGTTATTTCTTAAGGCACCTAAATGAAACTGTTGCACCCAACCAAACTCATGATAGGTTTCTGACAAGAATAACAGGATTGCGGTTTCAAATTTTAAGACCTCTTCTTTTGAAAGTTTATGGCCTTCTAGTTTCTTCTTGAAAATAGTCCCAACTTCACTCTCGGTAAAACTTTCATATGAAATTTGGTTTAAACCATGATCACATAACTTACAACCATTAGCATCAAAATATTCAATTCTGCTTCGTAAAGCATCTTTTAAATCTGCATAAGATTCAATATTAATATCAGCCACTTTTCCCAAGTCATTGATATAATCATTATAGCCTTCATTGGCTATTAAAATCGCCTTATCGGGTCTAAAAGCTGTACTTACATTTACTTCAAAATCACTAGTTGTTAATTGTTTGTGATGTACTAAATTATCCGTGGGATCTTCAGTTGTACACACCAACTCTGCATTCACCTTACGCAGTAGGTTTCTACAGCTATATTGACTACTACTTAATTTTTCTGACGTAGACTCATAAATTTTTTCAGCCGATTTCTCGTTTAATAAATCATTGATATCAAAATATCTTGCTAACTCTAAATGGGTCCAGTGATACAATGGATTCCGCATCGTATAAGGAACTGTTTTTGCCCATTGCATAAACTTTTCCTTGTCAGTTGCATCACCAGTGATATACTTTTCATCAACACCCAAAGTACGCATGGCTCGCCATTTATAATGGTCACCATTAATCCAAACCTTTGTTAAGTTATTATAAATTTTATCGTCAAGAATTTCTTTTGGTGATAAATGATTATGATAATCTATTATAGGCTGATTTTTTGAGTAATTGTGATATAACTCCTCAGCATATTTATTTTCAAGCAGAAAATTATCGTGTATAAAGTGTTTACTCATTTTTTTTTGGGTTAGTCTTCATTAGAAGGTTTTCCTATAGTTGCTAATATGCCACCATCGACGTACACAATTTGACCGCTTACAAAATCACTAGCTTTTGATGCTAAGAATATGGCAGCGCCTTGTAAATCTTCTGGATTTCCCCATCGTCCTGCAGGTGT encodes:
- a CDS encoding TRAP transporter substrate-binding protein, with protein sequence MRFNIILLVILFTSMVSCKKAEEGVEVLYLGHSLPQTHPVHKGMLEFQKALEKKSKGSLVVKIFPDGQLGSERELLELLQIGSVAATKVSSSMLSNFVPEYNVMGVPYLFKDKEHQYKVLEGPIGKSILEKGSKFWLRGLCYYDAGSRSFYTSKTAIRTPEDLKGLKIRVQNNQMAINLVNSMGGDATPLAYGELYTAIQQGVVDGAENNPPSFVSSNHYEISKYYTLDEHSSVPDVLLIGTKYWNKLSEEQRVWVQEAADESSQAQKKFWQESVEESMKIAKDWGVEIIHPDKSLFAEKAKPVIENFIKEYPEMADIVNQIKNESNE
- a CDS encoding TRAP transporter small permease, translating into MSKSEFIFNKVNKILEWFLIIIFALLVLDVLFQVFSRYLLGRSFTWTEEFARFSLIWMTVLGAAYLNAKKEHLSMDFLYEKMSTANKRKTSILIEVFIFLFALIVMVIGGLNLVYTTLHLEQLSGTLRIPLGYVYAVMPISGFLIMCFSIYHISGIYSNKNMS
- the uxaC gene encoding glucuronate isomerase translates to MSKHFIHDNFLLENKYAEELYHNYSKNQPIIDYHNHLSPKEILDDKIYNNLTKVWINGDHYKWRAMRTLGVDEKYITGDATDKEKFMQWAKTVPYTMRNPLYHWTHLELARYFDINDLLNEKSAEKIYESTSEKLSSSQYSCRNLLRKVNAELVCTTEDPTDNLVHHKQLTTSDFEVNVSTAFRPDKAILIANEGYNDYINDLGKVADINIESYADLKDALRSRIEYFDANGCKLCDHGLNQISYESFTESEVGTIFKKKLEGHKLSKEEVLKFETAILLFLSETYHEFGWVQQFHLGALRNNNHRMHEILGPDTGWDSIGDYSQAEKLSAFLNALDSKDQLTKTIIYNLNPADNEVMATMIGNFNDGSVKGKVQFGSGWWFLDQKDGMTKQLNALSNMGLISCFIGMLTDSRSFLSFPRHEYFRRLLCNLLGDEIKRGELPKEEMEWIGKMVADISYNNAKCYFDF
- a CDS encoding TRAP transporter large permease, whose translation is MSIEVISILVLFVSFFILLLLKVPVAYSIGISTTISLLLNIDKMPGLTTIAQRMTTGIDSFALLAIPFFVLAGEIMKQGGIANRLINFAKSLVSSLPGGLAYVNVLASMLFGAISGSAVAAASAIGSIMTDRMEEEGYPRALSASVNITSSTTGLLIPPSNILIVYALASGGTASVAALFIAGYLPGILLGFAIMGYVAFIAINRGYARGKRATLLEIWTYFRKAFFSLSLLIIVVGGIVAGIFTATEASVIAVLYAAILSLIYGDMKMKDMPQILLSSAKTTAVVMFLICTSMAMSWLFSFEGIPEMISTFLLDSLSNKFAIFLAINIILLIVGTFMDMTPAVLIFTPIFLPVVTTLGMDPVHFGIIIVLNLCIGICTPPVGTLLFVGSGVANVSVTKVIRSLLPFLAIMVAVLMIISFIPEISMFLPRLFGL